Proteins from one Archocentrus centrarchus isolate MPI-CPG fArcCen1 chromosome 8, fArcCen1, whole genome shotgun sequence genomic window:
- the LOC115784194 gene encoding somatostatin receptor type 2-like gives MDTGIIPSSPPNLSEHLMCDSFMQGNESIPQGNSTDSSFNRTSTVVITCMYFLVCAVGLCGNALVIYVILRYAKMKTVTNIYILNLAVADVLFMLGLPFIAIQLALVHWPFGPVLCRVVMTVDSLNQFTSIFCLMVMSIDRYLAVVHPIKSTKWRKPRMAKTINLAVWGVSLMVNLPIVIYSGVITKHDGCFCTIVWPEPQEAYYTAFMFYTFILGFFLPLMVICLCYLCIIIKVKSSGIRVGSSKRKRSERKVTRMVSIVVAVFVFCWLPFYVFNVTSVTGTISTTPILRSIFAFVVVLGYANSCANPILYAFLSENFKKSFQNVLCLKNVGGLDEVDRSDSRQDKSRMMNDPTETQSTLLNGDLQTSI, from the coding sequence ATGGACACGGGGATCATCCCATCCTCTCCTCCGAACCTGTCAGAGCACCTCATGTGTGACAGCTTCATGCAGGGCAATGAGTCTATCCCGCAAGGGAACTCTACAGACAGCAGCTTCAACAGAACCAGCACAGTGGTCATCACCTGCATGTACTTTCTGGTTTGTGCTGTGGGACTCTGTGGAAACGCCCTCGTCATCTACGTCATTCTGCGCTACGCCAAGATGAAGACGGTTACCAACATCTACATCCTCAACTTGGCAGTTGCTGATGTACTCTTCATGCTTGGCCTGCCGTTCATTGCCATCCAGTTGGCGCTGGTCCACTGGCCATTCGGGCCTGTGCTTTGCAGGGTCGTGATGACCGTTGACTCTCTGAACCAGTTCACTTCTATCTTCTGCCTAATGGTCATGAGCATTGACCGCTACTTGGCTGTAGTGCATCCCATTAAATCCACAAAGTGGAGGAAGCCACGCATGGCCAAGACTATCAATCTAGCAGTATGGGGGGTGTCGCTGATGGTTAATCTGCCCATTGTTATCTACAGTGGCGTAATTACAAAGCATGATGGCTGCTTCTGCACCATTGTGTGGCCTGAACCTCAAGAGGCTTACTACACCGCATTCATGTTCTACACATTCATCCTGGGCTTCTTCCTGCCCCTCATGGTCATCTGCCTTTGCTACTTGTGCATCATCATCAAGGTGAAGTCCTCGGGCATCCGTGTGGGCTCTTCCAAGAGGAAGCGTTCAGAAAGGAAAGTCACCCGGATGGTGTCCATCGTGGTggcagtgtttgttttctgctgGCTGCCGTTCTACGTTTTCAATGTCACATCAGTGACGGGCACCATCAGCACCACCCCCATCCTGAGAAGTATCTTTGCGTTTGTGGTGGTTCTAGGATATGCCAATAGCTGCGCTAACCCCATCCTTTATGCCTTCTTATCAGAGAACTTCAAGAAGAGTTTCCAAAATGTTCTGTGTCTTAAAAATGTGGGAGGGCTGGACGAAGTTGACCGAAGTGATAGCCGGCAGGACAAATCTCGCATGATGAATGACCCCACGGAGACACAGAGTACTCTGCTTAATGGGGACCTGCAAACAAGCATCTGA